A single genomic interval of Noviherbaspirillum cavernae harbors:
- a CDS encoding FAD-binding oxidoreductase — protein MNVTSLAHLQGETPSLHRDVVAGFAAIVGPENVLTGVADRYAYCRDRLPYGLFKLRANNLPGTLPSAILSPATAAEVKAIVDYARQNKLSLIPFGAGSGVLGGTIPLVNEIMVDLKRINRIVDLNTTDGTVTVQAGMNGMQFEQELERNGYTAGHLPQSIAMSTVGGWVACRGAGQASSRYGKIEDIVLGLKAVLPNGKLLEVRPVARRAVGPSIKDLLVGSEGVLGFITEVTLRVWRKPEHTSALVLAFGSLEAGFAALREVVQSELRPEVIRLYDIKESVQRTEGMPEFVERPILCIMKFSGKEALATVERELTLAICRQHDAVVCGNAPYEHWEQTRFHSYSTKWQSDGYYMDTIEVTGTWTHLPQMYEAMRDAAHAIHPDMHFGAHWSHIYPEGACQYMTVRLPPMPEDEAIRLHQLAWEKIENLCLELGGSVAHHHGAGLFRNPWIRKELNEGLNMLQILKDGLDPDNLINPGKLALRQPAGSNWQS, from the coding sequence ATGAACGTTACAAGTTTGGCGCATCTGCAGGGGGAAACCCCAAGTCTGCACAGAGATGTCGTTGCCGGGTTTGCTGCAATAGTCGGCCCGGAAAATGTCTTGACCGGGGTTGCCGATCGATATGCGTATTGCAGGGATCGCCTGCCTTATGGCCTGTTCAAATTGCGCGCCAACAACCTGCCCGGCACCCTGCCTTCCGCCATCCTCTCGCCGGCAACAGCCGCAGAAGTCAAAGCCATCGTCGACTATGCCCGGCAAAACAAGCTTTCCCTGATTCCATTTGGTGCCGGCTCGGGCGTACTGGGCGGGACGATACCGCTCGTCAATGAGATCATGGTCGACCTCAAGCGCATCAATCGCATCGTTGACCTCAACACCACCGATGGGACCGTGACCGTGCAAGCGGGCATGAACGGCATGCAGTTCGAGCAAGAGCTGGAGCGCAACGGCTATACCGCCGGGCACTTGCCGCAATCCATCGCCATGTCGACCGTCGGCGGCTGGGTCGCGTGCCGCGGCGCGGGTCAGGCGTCCTCCCGCTACGGCAAGATTGAAGACATCGTTCTGGGCCTGAAAGCGGTGCTCCCCAACGGCAAGCTGCTGGAAGTGCGGCCGGTCGCCCGTCGCGCGGTCGGCCCGAGCATCAAGGATTTGCTGGTGGGCTCGGAAGGCGTGCTCGGCTTCATTACGGAAGTCACGCTGCGCGTCTGGCGCAAGCCGGAGCACACCAGCGCTCTGGTGCTCGCATTCGGCTCGCTGGAGGCAGGCTTTGCCGCCTTGCGCGAAGTCGTGCAAAGCGAGCTGCGGCCCGAAGTCATCCGCCTGTATGACATCAAGGAGAGTGTGCAGCGCACCGAAGGCATGCCCGAATTTGTCGAGCGCCCGATCCTGTGCATCATGAAATTCTCGGGCAAGGAAGCCCTTGCGACGGTCGAGCGCGAGCTGACTCTGGCCATCTGCAGACAGCATGACGCGGTCGTTTGCGGCAATGCCCCGTACGAGCATTGGGAGCAGACCCGTTTCCACTCCTACTCCACCAAGTGGCAGAGCGACGGCTACTACATGGATACGATCGAGGTCACGGGAACGTGGACGCATCTGCCGCAGATGTACGAAGCGATGCGCGACGCGGCACACGCGATTCACCCGGACATGCATTTCGGCGCGCACTGGTCGCACATCTATCCCGAAGGCGCATGCCAGTACATGACCGTGCGGCTGCCGCCCATGCCGGAGGATGAGGCAATCCGGCTGCATCAGCTAGCATGGGAAAAAATCGAAAACCTCTGCCTTGAACTGGGCGGCTCGGTGGCACATCATCATGGTGCAGGCCTTTTCCGCAATCCCTGGATACGCAAGGAACTGAACGAGGGATTGAACATGCTGCAAATCCTCAAGGATGGACTCGATCCGGATAATCTGATCAATCCGGGAAAGCTCGCCCTGAGACAACCAGCCGGCTCCAATTGGCAATCATAA
- a CDS encoding efflux RND transporter periplasmic adaptor subunit — protein MKTNLTKKQSFSILAIVVIGVLLGVLIMTMGKAKPAGDGHGHGGHAEHAEEKDGNKHAHAEKGDHDEHGDEHGHEEEQAKGPHGGKLFTEGDFGLEVALNEEGGEPRFHVYLFEKEKPLAPNAAKVSITLTRPDGEKQELAFTPEKDYLKSAAPVAEPHVFEATVAAQTRTEPYLFTFEQAEGTIEMGDEQAKAAGVTVNSAGPAKINSSLILPGEIRYNEDRTAHVVPRMAGVVESVHVNLGQKVKKGQVLAVIASSGLSEQRSELLAAQKRLALARTTYEREKKLWQDKISAEQDYLQAEQAMHEAEIAVRNVQQKLAALGASTNGKGSLSSYEIRAPFDGMIMEKHISLGEAIKEDADIFTISDLSTVWAEVAVPAKDLNMVRVGEKVTMKATAFDATAAGTISFVGSLLGEQTRTAKARVSLPNPDMSWRPGLFVNVEIVASQADVPVAVTTDAIQTVDDKPTIFVRVPGGFLPQQVTLGRTDGKVVEVVKGLKAGSKYAGPGSFIVKSEQGKASAEHTH, from the coding sequence ATGAAAACCAATCTTACGAAGAAACAGTCATTTTCCATCCTCGCCATTGTTGTCATCGGCGTCTTGCTTGGCGTGCTTATCATGACGATGGGGAAAGCAAAACCCGCTGGAGACGGACACGGGCACGGTGGTCATGCCGAGCACGCCGAAGAAAAAGACGGCAACAAGCATGCGCACGCCGAAAAAGGCGATCACGACGAGCATGGCGATGAACACGGACACGAGGAAGAGCAGGCAAAAGGACCGCATGGGGGCAAACTATTCACCGAAGGCGACTTCGGTCTGGAAGTCGCCCTGAACGAGGAAGGCGGCGAACCACGGTTCCACGTTTACCTGTTCGAGAAGGAAAAGCCGCTCGCGCCCAATGCGGCAAAGGTGTCGATAACCCTCACGCGCCCGGACGGCGAAAAGCAGGAGTTGGCATTCACGCCGGAGAAGGATTACCTGAAGAGCGCTGCGCCCGTGGCTGAGCCGCATGTATTTGAAGCCACAGTTGCGGCGCAAACCCGCACGGAACCCTATCTGTTCACATTTGAACAGGCCGAAGGAACCATCGAGATGGGTGACGAGCAGGCGAAAGCTGCAGGCGTGACCGTCAATTCCGCAGGCCCGGCGAAGATAAACAGTTCATTGATACTGCCTGGCGAAATTCGCTACAACGAAGACCGTACCGCCCACGTTGTGCCGCGAATGGCAGGTGTCGTGGAAAGCGTCCATGTCAATCTGGGACAGAAGGTCAAGAAAGGACAGGTCCTGGCTGTCATTGCCAGCTCCGGACTGTCGGAACAACGCAGTGAACTGTTGGCGGCGCAGAAGCGGCTCGCGTTAGCCAGGACGACCTACGAACGTGAAAAGAAGCTGTGGCAGGACAAAATCTCGGCGGAACAGGACTACCTGCAGGCAGAACAAGCCATGCACGAGGCAGAAATCGCCGTCCGCAATGTCCAGCAAAAACTCGCCGCATTAGGTGCCAGTACCAATGGCAAGGGTTCGCTCAGCAGCTACGAAATTCGCGCCCCGTTTGACGGCATGATCATGGAAAAACACATCTCCCTGGGTGAAGCCATCAAGGAGGATGCCGACATTTTCACAATCTCGGACTTGTCGACGGTGTGGGCCGAAGTAGCTGTGCCGGCAAAAGACCTGAACATGGTGCGAGTCGGTGAAAAGGTGACGATGAAGGCCACCGCGTTCGACGCGACAGCGGCCGGCACGATTTCCTTTGTGGGCTCCCTGCTCGGAGAACAAACCCGTACCGCAAAGGCGCGTGTCTCCTTGCCGAACCCGGACATGTCCTGGCGTCCAGGTCTGTTCGTGAACGTCGAAATCGTGGCAAGCCAGGCCGACGTCCCGGTTGCCGTGACGACGGATGCCATCCAGACGGTCGACGACAAACCGACCATCTTCGTCCGCGTGCCGGGTGGATTCCTCCCGCAACAAGTCACCCTCGGTCGCACCGACGGCAAGGTGGTCGAGGTCGTGAAGGGCCTGAAGGCCGGTAGCAAGTACGCCGGCCCCGGCAGCTTTATCGTCAAGTCGGAGCAGGGTAAAGCCAGCGCCGAACATACCCATTGA
- a CDS encoding polyhydroxyalkanoate depolymerase, translated as MLYQLHELNRTFLNPMIQWAQASAKLFTNPVSPLAHTPFAQRIAAGYELLYRLGKDYEKPAFGIRSVAVNGKTVGVYEEIAEQKPFCRLIHFKKDMSDKQLANLHQPVVLLVAPLSGHHSTLLRDTVRALLSDHDVYITDWTDARMVPVAEGAFHLHDYIYYVQDFIRRLGPDLHVISVCQPTVPVLAAISLMASANDPKLPKSMTMMGGPIDPRKSPTEVNNLATEKPFSWFENTVIYSVPANYAGFGRKVYPGFLQHAGFVAMNPQRHAQSHWDFYMHLREGDNDSAEEHRKFYDEYNAVLDMDADYYLETIKIIFQEFRLPLGTWEVEGKLVRPQDIKNVALFTIEGELDDISGSGQTQAAQDLCSSIPESKKQHFTAEKCGHYGIFSGRRWREIICPKIGAFIKEHA; from the coding sequence ATGCTTTACCAACTGCATGAACTGAACCGTACTTTCCTCAATCCCATGATCCAATGGGCGCAGGCTTCCGCCAAGCTCTTCACGAATCCGGTTTCACCGCTCGCGCACACGCCCTTCGCGCAGCGCATCGCTGCCGGCTACGAACTGCTGTACCGCCTCGGCAAGGACTACGAAAAACCCGCATTCGGCATCAGGTCCGTCGCCGTCAACGGCAAGACCGTCGGTGTCTATGAAGAAATCGCGGAACAAAAGCCGTTTTGCCGCCTGATTCACTTCAAGAAGGACATGAGCGACAAGCAGCTCGCCAACCTGCATCAGCCGGTCGTGCTGCTGGTCGCGCCGCTGTCCGGACACCATTCCACCCTGCTGCGCGATACCGTGCGCGCCCTGCTTTCCGATCACGACGTCTATATCACCGACTGGACCGATGCGCGCATGGTGCCGGTCGCCGAAGGCGCATTCCATCTGCATGACTACATCTACTACGTGCAGGATTTCATCCGTCGCCTCGGCCCTGACCTGCACGTGATCTCGGTCTGCCAGCCGACCGTGCCGGTGCTCGCCGCCATTTCCCTGATGGCCAGCGCCAATGACCCGAAACTGCCGAAGTCCATGACGATGATGGGCGGCCCGATCGATCCGCGCAAATCGCCGACCGAGGTCAACAACCTGGCAACGGAAAAGCCGTTCTCCTGGTTTGAAAACACCGTGATCTACAGCGTCCCGGCCAACTATGCAGGCTTCGGCCGCAAGGTCTATCCGGGCTTCCTGCAGCACGCCGGTTTCGTCGCGATGAATCCGCAACGCCATGCGCAGAGCCATTGGGATTTCTACATGCACCTGCGGGAAGGCGACAACGATTCGGCGGAGGAGCATCGCAAGTTTTACGACGAATACAACGCCGTGCTCGACATGGATGCCGACTATTATCTGGAAACGATCAAGATCATCTTCCAGGAATTCCGCCTGCCGCTTGGCACCTGGGAAGTCGAAGGCAAGCTGGTGCGGCCGCAGGACATCAAGAACGTCGCCCTGTTCACCATTGAAGGCGAACTGGACGACATTTCCGGCTCCGGCCAGACGCAGGCAGCGCAGGACCTGTGCTCCAGCATTCCGGAATCCAAAAAACAGCACTTCACTGCGGAAAAGTGCGGGCACTACGGGATTTTCTCCGGCCGCCGCTGGCGCGAAATCATTTGCCCGAAGATCGGTGCATTCATCAAGGAACACGCCTGA
- a CDS encoding TolC family protein, producing the protein MYRYLLPLSLVAFSLPGSAQTTSVVPGNTYVAAGSNTARAAEPAAPLTLHAALALAMQSSPDLSAAQYELQAVEASVLQANVLPNPSMELGVEDKRRETRETTLLFSQPVELGGKRSARTRAAERGRDAASAELNATRAEVRASVIAAFFDVLSAQERLRLAQESAELAQRATTIASKRVAAGKVSPVEETKARVAESSVRLELAQARSELVSARKRLSATWGNPSPRFEKADGQLDNLPELPELPNLSQRLVSAPALARARHEVDRRQALAQVERSRRIPDVTMSLGVKRSEELGRNQAIVGVSIPLPLFDSNQGNVLESLRRVDKARDELSATEIRLDGELAQAYEKLSVARQDAESLRTDVVPGAQSAYDAAAKGFEFGKFGFLDVLDGQRTLLQAKSQYLRALSEAHRAAADIDRILGEPMSASKH; encoded by the coding sequence ATGTATCGGTATCTCTTGCCGCTGAGTCTGGTGGCATTCAGTTTGCCAGGGAGTGCGCAAACTACTTCTGTTGTACCAGGTAATACCTACGTCGCTGCCGGGTCGAACACAGCCCGCGCAGCGGAACCGGCAGCCCCGCTAACGCTCCATGCCGCACTGGCATTGGCAATGCAGTCCAGCCCGGACTTGTCTGCAGCCCAATACGAACTGCAAGCCGTCGAGGCCTCTGTTCTGCAAGCCAATGTGCTTCCGAACCCGTCGATGGAGCTCGGCGTAGAAGACAAGCGCCGGGAAACCCGGGAAACAACGCTCTTGTTCAGCCAGCCTGTCGAGCTGGGTGGAAAGCGCTCGGCCCGTACGCGTGCTGCGGAACGTGGCCGTGACGCCGCGTCAGCCGAATTGAACGCGACGAGAGCGGAAGTTCGTGCCAGCGTGATTGCCGCATTTTTCGATGTCTTGTCCGCGCAAGAACGCCTGCGACTTGCCCAGGAGTCGGCGGAGCTGGCTCAGCGAGCGACAACGATTGCCAGCAAACGCGTAGCCGCCGGCAAGGTGTCGCCAGTGGAAGAAACCAAGGCGCGCGTGGCGGAGTCGAGTGTGCGCCTGGAGTTGGCGCAAGCGCGTAGCGAGTTGGTGTCGGCGCGCAAGCGGTTGAGCGCAACGTGGGGTAATCCGTCGCCTCGCTTTGAAAAGGCCGATGGACAGCTCGACAACTTGCCAGAACTACCAGAGCTCCCCAACCTTTCCCAACGTTTGGTTAGTGCTCCAGCCTTGGCACGCGCACGCCATGAAGTGGACCGGCGCCAGGCGCTGGCGCAAGTCGAACGCAGCCGCCGCATTCCCGATGTGACGATGAGCCTGGGCGTCAAGCGTTCCGAAGAGTTGGGGCGCAACCAAGCCATTGTCGGAGTCTCCATACCGTTACCTCTGTTCGATAGCAACCAAGGCAACGTGCTGGAGTCGTTGCGACGTGTCGACAAGGCGCGCGACGAGCTTTCCGCCACTGAAATTCGTCTGGACGGCGAATTGGCGCAGGCCTATGAAAAGTTGAGCGTTGCGCGGCAGGATGCAGAGTCATTGCGAACAGACGTCGTACCGGGAGCCCAGAGCGCATACGACGCTGCCGCGAAAGGATTTGAGTTCGGCAAGTTCGGCTTCCTCGATGTACTTGATGGCCAACGCACCTTGTTGCAAGCGAAATCCCAATACCTGCGCGCATTGTCCGAAGCGCATCGCGCAGCCGCAGACATCGATCGCATTCTCGGCGAACCAATGTCTGCCTCCAAGCATTAA
- a CDS encoding DUF2946 domain-containing protein: protein MTWSIGNKLKSKAWAAIFVLLMQALLPAVSYATASRGGFLAEVCTAFGIKKIASPDSDSPDGMAMQQHCPICSVAQMLALPNSHAALPLPSSIAFEIPQQVDSQEYAAVRLSPWLRGPPAYA, encoded by the coding sequence ATGACGTGGTCGATAGGCAATAAGCTCAAAAGCAAGGCGTGGGCAGCGATTTTTGTGCTGCTCATGCAGGCGTTGCTGCCTGCCGTCAGCTATGCCACCGCATCGAGGGGCGGCTTCCTGGCCGAAGTCTGCACGGCGTTCGGCATCAAGAAAATCGCGTCACCGGACAGCGATTCGCCGGACGGAATGGCGATGCAGCAGCATTGCCCCATCTGTTCGGTCGCGCAGATGCTCGCGTTGCCGAACAGTCATGCGGCGTTGCCTCTGCCTTCATCCATTGCGTTTGAAATTCCCCAACAGGTCGATAGCCAGGAGTATGCGGCTGTCCGACTGTCTCCCTGGTTGCGCGGTCCTCCTGCCTACGCCTGA
- a CDS encoding CusA/CzcA family heavy metal efflux RND transporter — MFERIIRFAIEQRWLVLLAVFGMAIVGIFSYQKLPIDAVPDITNVQVQINTSAPGYSPLETEQRITFPLETVMSGLPNLEQTRSLSRYGLSQITVIFKDGTDIYFARQLVNERLQEAKERLPSGVTPVMGPISTGLGEIYLWTVETRDGAKKPDGTPYTPTDLREIQDWIIKPQLRNVPGVTEINSIGGFAKEYQIAPVPERLASYGLTLQDVVNAMDRNNSNAGAGYIEKRGEQLLIRAPGQVQTIDDIRNIILGNVQGVPIRMRDIGEVEIGRELRTGAATENGREVVLGTVFMLIGQNSRTVSQAVDKKMTEINRTLPEGVEAVTVYDRTVLVDKAINTVKKNLVEGAVLVIAVLFLFLGNIRAALITAMVIPLSMLFTFSGMVSNKVSANLLSLGALDFGIIIDGAVVIVESCVRRLAHAQAHHGRPLTRTERFHEVFAASREARRPLLYGQLIIMVVYLPIFALTGVEGRMFHPMALTVVIALLGAMILSITFIPAAVALFIGNKVAEKENVVMQGAKRLYAPVLDFVMANKSVVLTFAAVTVILSSLLATRMGSEFVPSLNEGDFAIQALRIPGTSLSQSVAMQQQLERTLKKQHPEIDRIFARTGTAEIASDPMPPNISDGYIMLKPQDQWPEPKKSRDELLAAVQRTLAKIPGSNYEFSQPIQLRFNELISGVRSDVAVKLFGDDMDVLNDTAARISSVLGRVAGAAEVKVEQTTGLPMLTVNIDREKASRYGLNVGDVQDMVATAIGGKEAGTLFQGDRRFDIIVRLPESLRNDLEAMKRLPISLPRAENGNDRAAFIPLGEVATLELAPGPNQISREDGKRRIVISANVRGRDIGSFVSEAEQVIREQVKVPAGYWTTWGGQFEQLQSAAQRLQIVVPVALLLVFTLLFAMFGNIKDGLLVFSGIPFALTGGIVALWMRGIPLSISAAVGFIALSGVAVLNGLVMISFIRTLREEGRSLDEAVREGALTRLRPVLMTALVASLGFVPMAIATGTGAEVQRPLATVVIGGILSSTALTLLVLPLLYRLAYRKDEAEEEQAIAVKAVPQQLPT, encoded by the coding sequence ATGTTTGAACGCATCATACGTTTTGCCATCGAGCAGCGATGGCTAGTCCTGCTGGCGGTATTCGGCATGGCGATCGTCGGCATATTCAGCTATCAGAAGCTGCCGATTGACGCCGTCCCTGACATCACCAACGTCCAGGTGCAAATCAATACGTCGGCGCCGGGTTACTCGCCACTGGAAACGGAGCAGCGCATCACGTTCCCGCTTGAGACCGTGATGTCGGGGTTGCCCAATCTCGAGCAAACGCGCTCTTTATCGCGATATGGCTTGTCCCAGATTACTGTCATCTTCAAGGACGGCACGGACATCTACTTTGCGCGACAGCTGGTGAACGAGCGCCTGCAAGAGGCGAAGGAGCGGCTGCCGTCCGGGGTGACTCCGGTAATGGGACCCATCTCAACCGGCCTGGGAGAAATTTACCTGTGGACGGTGGAAACCAGGGACGGCGCGAAAAAGCCGGACGGTACGCCGTATACGCCGACAGACCTGCGCGAGATCCAGGATTGGATTATCAAGCCGCAGTTGCGTAACGTTCCCGGGGTAACTGAAATCAATTCCATTGGCGGCTTCGCCAAGGAATACCAGATTGCTCCGGTTCCCGAGCGTCTGGCTTCATACGGCTTGACCCTTCAGGACGTTGTGAATGCAATGGACCGCAACAACAGCAATGCAGGCGCAGGCTATATCGAAAAGCGCGGAGAACAGCTGTTGATACGCGCCCCTGGCCAGGTGCAGACGATTGACGATATCCGCAACATCATCCTGGGCAACGTCCAAGGTGTTCCAATCAGGATGCGCGATATCGGCGAGGTCGAAATCGGCCGTGAACTGCGTACCGGCGCCGCTACCGAGAACGGTCGGGAAGTCGTCCTGGGCACCGTGTTCATGCTGATTGGTCAAAACAGCCGAACGGTTTCGCAGGCGGTCGACAAGAAGATGACAGAGATTAACCGCACCCTCCCCGAAGGTGTGGAGGCTGTCACCGTCTATGACCGCACTGTCCTGGTCGACAAAGCCATCAACACGGTCAAGAAGAACCTGGTCGAAGGCGCGGTCCTGGTCATCGCGGTTCTGTTTCTCTTCCTCGGTAATATCCGGGCCGCGCTCATCACCGCGATGGTCATCCCGCTGTCGATGCTGTTCACGTTCAGCGGCATGGTGTCGAACAAGGTCAGCGCCAACCTGTTGAGCCTGGGAGCACTCGATTTCGGGATCATCATTGACGGCGCCGTGGTGATTGTGGAGAGCTGCGTGCGGCGGCTCGCGCATGCGCAGGCACACCACGGTCGACCCTTGACTCGAACCGAGCGTTTCCATGAGGTGTTCGCTGCTTCAAGGGAAGCCAGGCGGCCGCTGCTGTACGGGCAGCTCATCATCATGGTCGTGTATCTGCCGATTTTCGCGCTGACCGGCGTGGAAGGTCGCATGTTCCATCCGATGGCACTGACAGTGGTCATTGCACTGCTGGGCGCGATGATTCTGTCGATAACGTTCATCCCTGCGGCGGTAGCTCTATTCATCGGTAACAAGGTTGCGGAGAAGGAGAACGTCGTCATGCAGGGGGCAAAGCGTCTCTACGCCCCCGTGCTGGACTTTGTGATGGCGAACAAATCGGTGGTACTGACGTTTGCGGCTGTCACTGTCATCCTGTCGTCGCTGCTGGCGACACGCATGGGTAGCGAATTCGTGCCAAGTTTGAACGAAGGCGACTTTGCCATCCAGGCGTTACGCATCCCGGGTACCAGCCTGTCACAGTCGGTCGCCATGCAGCAACAACTTGAGCGCACGTTGAAGAAGCAGCATCCGGAAATCGATCGCATTTTCGCTCGTACCGGCACTGCGGAAATCGCGTCCGACCCCATGCCGCCGAATATCTCGGATGGCTACATCATGCTCAAGCCGCAAGACCAGTGGCCTGAACCGAAGAAGTCACGCGACGAGCTGTTGGCGGCGGTGCAGCGAACCCTGGCCAAGATACCGGGCAGCAATTACGAGTTTTCGCAGCCGATTCAGTTGCGCTTCAATGAGTTGATATCGGGGGTGCGCAGCGACGTGGCGGTCAAGCTGTTTGGCGACGATATGGACGTGCTCAACGACACGGCGGCCAGGATTTCGTCTGTACTCGGACGAGTAGCGGGCGCAGCCGAGGTGAAGGTCGAGCAAACCACCGGGCTTCCCATGTTGACGGTCAATATCGACAGGGAAAAGGCTTCCCGATATGGCTTGAACGTCGGCGATGTGCAAGACATGGTGGCGACTGCCATCGGTGGCAAAGAGGCGGGGACATTGTTTCAAGGAGACCGCCGATTCGACATCATCGTCCGGCTTCCAGAAAGTCTGCGTAATGACCTGGAAGCGATGAAGCGATTGCCCATCTCCCTGCCTCGCGCCGAAAACGGCAATGACCGAGCGGCCTTTATTCCATTGGGCGAAGTGGCAACGCTTGAGTTGGCTCCCGGTCCGAACCAAATCAGCCGCGAGGATGGCAAGCGGCGCATCGTGATTAGCGCCAACGTGCGTGGCCGCGATATCGGTTCGTTTGTCTCGGAAGCGGAACAGGTCATTCGGGAGCAGGTAAAGGTTCCGGCCGGTTACTGGACGACCTGGGGCGGACAGTTCGAGCAGTTGCAGTCAGCTGCCCAACGCCTGCAAATCGTCGTGCCGGTGGCATTGCTCCTGGTCTTTACTTTGCTCTTCGCCATGTTCGGCAACATCAAGGATGGCTTGCTTGTCTTTAGCGGGATTCCCTTTGCTCTTACCGGTGGGATAGTCGCGCTTTGGATGCGAGGCATTCCCTTGTCCATTTCGGCGGCAGTGGGCTTTATCGCACTTTCTGGTGTCGCCGTATTGAACGGCCTCGTGATGATTTCCTTCATCCGGACGCTTCGCGAAGAAGGCCGTTCGCTGGACGAGGCAGTTCGCGAGGGAGCGCTGACCCGCTTGCGCCCGGTACTCATGACAGCCCTGGTCGCCTCGCTCGGCTTCGTGCCAATGGCGATTGCTACCGGAACAGGGGCGGAAGTGCAGCGCCCCCTGGCCACCGTTGTCATTGGCGGCATCCTGTCCTCCACTGCGCTGACGCTGTTGGTACTTCCACTTCTGTACCGCCTTGCTTATCGCAAGGACGAAGCAGAAGAGGAACAGGCTATTGCGGTAAAGGCTGTGCCACAGCAACTTCCAACCTGA